One Lutra lutra chromosome 18, mLutLut1.2, whole genome shotgun sequence genomic window carries:
- the LOC125090544 gene encoding LOW QUALITY PROTEIN: thyroid receptor-interacting protein 11-like (The sequence of the model RefSeq protein was modified relative to this genomic sequence to represent the inferred CDS: substituted 1 base at 1 genomic stop codon), translated as MEKASRGASLQVESLREQLHVVTQQKEEAALRLAASQEEGRHYDRPLANLKLELAEWMEKADALEGKLKSLQGQWHQTNVDLEVKEDQLQEFKKQNEVQWEILEDTQKKLLTLVSQSEGMVDKTLLRRLFVGSLQAADAQRQEALRLMASALGIXEDQLRQLCSQEPAGVPSGVTGGPWSRSAQNAPAKPNHQAVASHSFSGLFVQFLEAESHSAFPPPNPSARDMKPPDSGGRGKLPKKQGPPRLNATLGSTRRKNDVKPRTTAVSLINPPGLEMDGSEHILLNVISHTLPRYMPYILSPAKKVGMAAKDLSEK; from the coding sequence ATGGAAAAGGCCAGCCGCGGAGCCAGTCTGCAGGTAGAGTCGCTGCGGGAGCAGTTGCACGTGGTCACCCAGCAGAAGGAGGAAGCTGCGCTCCGGCTTGCCGCCTcccaggaagagggaaggcaCTATGATCGACCACTAGCGAACCTCAAGCTGGAACTGGCCGAATGGATGGAAAAGGCAGACGCCCTAGAAGGAAAACTGAAGTCCTTACAAGGACAATGGCATCAAACAAATGTCGACTTGGAGGTGAAGGAGGACCAACTCCAAGAGTTCAAGAAACAGAATGAGGTGCAGTGGGAAATACTGGAGGACACACAGAAGAAACTGTTGACCTTAGTAAGTCAGTCTGAAGGAATGGTGGACAAAACCCTCCTAAGGAGGCTCTTCGTGGGATCTTTGCAGGCAGCTGATGCACAACGGCAGGAAGCGTTGAGGCTGATGGCAAGCGCGCTGGGGATCTGAGAAGACCAGCTGCGACAACTGTGCAGCCAAGAGCCCGCGGGTGTGCCCAGCGGGGTGACTGGGGGGCCTTGGTCCAGAAGCGCCCAAAACGCACCTGCGAAGCCAAATCACCAAGCTGTGGCCAGTCATTCTTTTTCAGGACTTTTCGTCCAGTTTCTAGAAGCGGAATCTCATTCAGCTTTTCCACCGCCAAACCCATCTGCTCGTGACATGAAACCCCCAGAttcaggaggaaggggaaagctGCCTAAGAAACAAGGCCCACCACGACTGAATGCTACCCTGGGATCCACACGCAGAAAAAATGATGTCAAACCCCGCACCACAGCTGTGTCTCTTATTAACCCACCTGGACTAGAAATGGATGGATCGGAGCACATTCTTCTAAATGTTATCTCTCATACTTTACCCAGGTACATGCCCTATATACTGTCACCTGCCAAGAAGGTTGGAATGGCGGCCAAAGACCTCTCAGAGAAATAG